In a single window of the Scophthalmus maximus strain ysfricsl-2021 chromosome 18, ASM2237912v1, whole genome shotgun sequence genome:
- the mgat2 gene encoding alpha-1,6-mannosyl-glycoprotein 2-beta-N-acetylglucosaminyltransferase codes for MRFRIYKRKVVILTVVVVICGLAFWSSGRQKKNNSESIPKEAEAVKKSSSISSSSSSSSSSSINNNKNHVQVQVTPAVSRAPVPPPVIQVNDTHPEKAKEKEKIPKPEVDNTTLVYRGIVFQLNFDQTIRNEEKFKASRQKDNLVVLVQVHNRPDYLKLLVDSLRKVRGVEGILLIFSHDYWSPEINKVVASVDFCQVLQIFFPFSIQLYPQEFPGNDPRDCPRDIPEIDALKLGCINAEYPDSFGHYREAKFSQTKHHWWWKLHFVWERVRALKDHKGLVLLIEEDHFLSPDFIHLLKLMSALKREHCTDCDILSLGTYSHIGYSGKANKVEVKAWKSTEHNMGMALSRETYQKLIKCTDTFCTYDDYNWDWSLQHLTVSCLPSYWKVMVSEAPRIFHAGDCGMHHKKASCMPISQKTKIENILQSSGNQLFPKNLLIAKRLPANGAGGVAPHVKNGGWGDIRDHELCKSYVRLQ; via the coding sequence ATGAGATTCCGAATCTACAAGAGGAAGGTGGTGATACTGACTGTGGTGGTTGTCATCTGTGGCCTGGCTTTCTGGAGCAGCGGaaggcagaaaaagaacaacagcgAATCAATTCCCAAGGAAGCGGAGGCCgtgaagaagagcagcagcataagcagcagcagcagcagcagcagcagtagcagcatcaacaacaacaagaaccaTGTCCAGGTGCAGGTCACACCTGCAGTCAGCCGAGCACCAGTTCCCCCTCCGGTCATCCAAGTAAATGACACACATCCAGAGAAagcaaaggagaaagagaagataCCCAAGCCAGAGGTAGATAACACCACTTTAGTCTACCGTGGCATCGTCTTCCAGCTCAATTTTGACCAGACAATAAGAAATGAGGAGAAGTTTAAGGCCTCGCGACAGAAAGACAATCTGGTTGTGTTGGTTCAGGTCCACAACCGGCCAGACTACCTTAAGCTACTAGTGGACAGCTTGCGGAAGGTCAGAGGTGTGGAGGGCATACTGCTGATATTCAGCCATGACTACTGGTCCCCGGAGATAAATAAAGTTGTGGCTTCTGTTGACTTCTGTCAAGTCCTGCAGATTTTCTTCCCCTTCAGCATCCAGCTGTACCCACAGGAGTTCCCCGGAAACGACCCCAGGGACTGCCCCAGAGACATTCCCGAAATAGATGCCTTAAAGCTGGGATGCATCAACGCAGAGTACCCCGACTCATTTGGCCACTACCGCGAGGCCAAGTTCTCCCAGACCAAGCACCACTGGTGGTGGAAGCTGCACTTTGTATGGGAGAGGGTCCGGGCTCTGAAGGACCACAAGGGTCTGGTCCTGCTGATCGAGGAggaccacttcctgtctccgGACTTCATCCATCTCCTGAAGCTGATGTCTGCTCTCAAACGGGAGCACTGCACAgactgtgacatcctctcactgGGGACCTACAGCCACATCGGCTACTCCGGCAAAGCGAACAAGGTGGAGGTGAAGGCCTGGAAGTCCACCGAGCACAACATGGGAATGGCTCTGAGCAGGGAGACCTACCAGAAGCTCATCAAGTGCACCGACACGTTCTGCACTTACGACGACTACAACTGGGACTGGTCCTTGCAGCACTTGACCGTGTCCTGCCTGCCCTCCTACTGGAAGGTGATGGTGAGCGAGGCGCCGCGGATCTTCCACGCCGGAGACTGCGGCATGCATCACAAGAAGGCTTCGTGCATGCCCATTAGCCAGAAAACCAAGATAGAAAACATCCTACAGAGCAGCGGGAACCAGCTTTTCCCAAAGAACCTCCTGATCGCAAAGAGACTGCCCGCCAACGGGGCCGGAGGCGTGGCCCCGCATGTGAAAAACGGGGGCTGGGGAGATATCAGGGACCATGAACTCTGCAAGAGTTATGTTCGATTACAGTGA